A window of the Xiashengella succiniciproducens genome harbors these coding sequences:
- a CDS encoding M20 metallopeptidase family protein, producing MPMSIITPGEVRQMAAELFGEIVSFRRWLHQNPELSFNEHKTSDYIASILDRHNIPYKKGIAGTGIIARIDGQSGSGRTIALRADMDALPIEEATGLPFASANNGVMHACGHDAHSASLLGSAILLNRLKDRWGGTILLIFQPGEEVFPGGASMILKEGALDNPKPEFVIGQHVLPEMESGKVGFRKGIYMASGDEVYIKVHGKGGHAAMPHRLNDTVLAASHIIVNLQQIVSRLVPATIPTVLSFGSIEAKGATNIIPDTVSIAGTLRTMDEEWRAQIKKHIERITSSTAETFSCRAEVDIKDGYPMVFNNEQLTQSAANLASEYLGNENVEYMDIRMTAEDFGYYTHRFPSTFYRFGVKQDKGETGALHTPIFNLNEQALETSAGLMTWIAVNTVKH from the coding sequence ATGCCTATGTCAATAATCACTCCCGGTGAAGTACGGCAGATGGCTGCAGAGCTCTTTGGTGAAATAGTATCATTCAGAAGATGGCTGCACCAAAATCCCGAGTTGTCTTTTAATGAGCATAAGACCTCAGACTATATAGCATCAATACTAGACCGGCATAATATCCCCTATAAAAAGGGGATAGCCGGTACTGGTATTATTGCCCGTATCGACGGGCAATCAGGCAGCGGAAGGACTATTGCCCTCAGGGCAGATATGGATGCTTTGCCGATAGAAGAAGCTACTGGTCTCCCCTTTGCTTCAGCCAACAATGGTGTAATGCATGCCTGTGGTCACGATGCTCACAGCGCTTCGCTCCTGGGATCCGCAATACTACTCAACAGACTTAAAGACAGATGGGGTGGAACCATTCTCCTCATTTTCCAACCCGGAGAAGAGGTATTTCCCGGTGGTGCATCCATGATCCTCAAGGAGGGTGCACTGGATAATCCCAAGCCAGAATTTGTTATCGGCCAGCATGTACTACCCGAGATGGAAAGTGGAAAGGTAGGTTTCCGCAAGGGTATCTATATGGCTTCTGGAGATGAAGTCTACATAAAGGTACATGGCAAAGGGGGGCATGCAGCAATGCCCCACCGTCTCAACGACACTGTGCTGGCAGCATCTCATATTATCGTCAACCTGCAACAGATAGTAAGCCGCCTTGTGCCTGCTACCATTCCTACAGTTCTGTCGTTTGGAAGTATCGAGGCCAAAGGTGCTACAAATATCATCCCTGACACTGTCAGCATAGCCGGCACACTCCGTACCATGGACGAAGAGTGGCGCGCCCAAATCAAAAAGCATATTGAAAGAATAACCTCCTCAACTGCTGAAACATTCTCATGCAGGGCAGAGGTGGATATCAAGGACGGATATCCAATGGTGTTTAACAACGAGCAATTGACTCAAAGCGCAGCCAACCTCGCAAGCGAATATCTTGGTAATGAAAATGTTGAATATATGGATATAAGGATGACGGCAGAGGACTTCGGTTACTATACTCACCGCTTCCCATCTACATTCTATCGCTTTGGAGTTAAGCAGGATAAGGGCGAAACTGGTGCGCTTCACACTCCCATATTCAACCTTAACGAACAGGCTCTTGAAACATCGGCAGGACTGATGACATGGATTGCAGTTAACACCGTAAAACACTAA
- a CDS encoding M3 family metallopeptidase yields MAFYACTGKEETNPFLTTWETPQGVPPFNLIKNEHYMPAFEEGMKQQNEKIEAIINNTEAPSFENTIVAMDFSGELLKKVASVFFNLNECNTSDELQAIAMEVAPKLSAHSDNIVLNAQLFERVKAVYEQKDSLDLTEAEAKLLEDTYKSFVRNGAALPADKQERFREINSELSVLTLQFGQNVLADVNQFKLVIENEADLAGLPQAVIDEAAALANKEGQEGKWIFTLQNYSVMPFLTYAENRDLRELMGRAYINRGNNDNEYNNGKIINRIIELRIERTKLLGYSSYAEYAIEDRMAGSVERVESFTKQLWDAALPVAKNEAAQLQAMINAEGKDFKLAFWDWRYYAEKVRKEKFALDENELRQYFEINHVRDGIFMVANKLYGLKFEQRFDVPVYHQDATVWEVQEADGTFIGLLYMDMYPRESKRSGAWMTSFRDQHVDLEGNFVTPVISLVCNFTKPVGDTPSLLTFDEVTTFFHEFGHSLHGLLSKVKLPSQSGTSVDHDFVELPSQVMENWARHPEVLKMYAKHYQTGEVIPDELIEKLKAAGSFNQGFETVEFMASALLDMEYHILTEYTPFEVKDFEQKVKDKFNMMDEIYFRHGSTHFQHIFSGGYSAGYYSYIWAGVLDADAFEAFVETGDLFDQETARKFRTEVLERGGTRDAMEMYKAFRGKEPGIEPLLRQRGLIK; encoded by the coding sequence ATGGCGTTTTACGCATGTACTGGAAAGGAGGAAACTAATCCCTTCCTGACAACCTGGGAGACTCCTCAGGGTGTACCTCCGTTTAATCTGATTAAGAATGAGCACTACATGCCTGCTTTCGAAGAAGGTATGAAGCAGCAAAATGAGAAGATTGAAGCTATCATCAACAATACTGAGGCTCCATCTTTTGAAAATACTATTGTTGCAATGGATTTCAGCGGCGAATTGCTGAAGAAGGTTGCTTCTGTGTTCTTCAATCTTAATGAGTGTAATACTTCCGATGAGCTTCAGGCAATAGCTATGGAAGTAGCTCCAAAGCTTTCTGCTCACTCTGATAATATCGTACTGAATGCTCAGTTGTTCGAGCGTGTTAAGGCTGTTTACGAACAAAAAGATTCTTTGGATCTGACTGAGGCAGAAGCTAAACTGCTTGAAGACACTTACAAGAGCTTTGTTCGTAATGGTGCTGCCCTTCCTGCCGACAAACAAGAGCGTTTCCGAGAGATCAACTCAGAGCTGTCTGTATTGACTCTGCAGTTTGGTCAGAATGTATTGGCTGATGTTAATCAGTTCAAGCTCGTTATTGAAAACGAAGCTGACCTGGCTGGTCTGCCACAGGCAGTAATTGATGAAGCTGCAGCATTGGCAAATAAGGAAGGACAAGAAGGCAAGTGGATTTTCACACTGCAAAACTACAGCGTGATGCCATTCCTGACATATGCAGAAAATCGTGACCTGCGTGAACTTATGGGGCGTGCCTATATTAACAGGGGCAATAACGACAATGAGTATAACAACGGCAAGATAATCAACCGTATTATCGAATTGCGAATTGAAAGAACCAAACTTCTTGGTTATTCAAGTTATGCTGAGTATGCAATTGAAGACCGCATGGCAGGTTCTGTTGAGAGGGTTGAAAGCTTTACAAAGCAGCTTTGGGATGCAGCTCTTCCTGTTGCAAAGAATGAAGCTGCACAGCTTCAGGCGATGATCAATGCTGAAGGTAAGGATTTCAAACTTGCATTCTGGGACTGGAGATATTATGCTGAGAAAGTTCGCAAAGAAAAGTTTGCCCTTGACGAGAACGAACTGCGTCAGTATTTCGAAATCAACCATGTTCGTGATGGAATCTTCATGGTGGCCAACAAACTCTATGGCCTGAAGTTCGAACAACGCTTTGACGTTCCTGTATATCATCAGGATGCTACTGTATGGGAAGTTCAGGAAGCTGACGGCACCTTTATCGGTCTGCTTTATATGGATATGTATCCAAGGGAAAGCAAGAGAAGTGGTGCATGGATGACCAGCTTCAGGGATCAGCATGTTGATCTTGAAGGCAATTTTGTAACTCCGGTTATCTCGCTTGTATGCAACTTCACAAAGCCTGTTGGGGACACTCCATCACTACTGACTTTCGATGAAGTAACTACTTTCTTCCACGAATTTGGTCACTCTCTTCACGGTCTGCTATCAAAGGTTAAGTTACCAAGTCAATCAGGAACTTCAGTTGACCACGACTTCGTAGAACTGCCTTCACAGGTGATGGAAAACTGGGCAAGACATCCTGAAGTACTTAAGATGTATGCTAAGCATTATCAGACAGGTGAAGTAATACCTGACGAACTGATTGAAAAGCTTAAGGCTGCAGGTTCATTCAACCAGGGCTTTGAGACTGTTGAGTTTATGGCTTCAGCCCTGCTCGATATGGAGTATCATATTCTAACTGAATACACTCCTTTTGAAGTTAAGGACTTTGAGCAAAAGGTTAAGGATAAGTTCAATATGATGGATGAAATCTATTTCCGTCATGGCAGTACTCATTTCCAACACATATTCTCAGGCGGCTACTCAGCTGGTTATTACAGCTATATCTGGGCCGGAGTACTTGATGCAGACGCATTTGAAGCCTTCGTTGAAACAGGTGACCTCTTTGATCAGGAAACTGCAAGGAAGTTCCGTACCGAAGTTCTTGAAAGAGGAGGAACACGTGATGCTATGGAAATGTATAAGGCATTTCGTGGCAAGGAGCCGGGTATTGAGCCCCTGCTGAGACAACGTGGTCTTATAAAGTAA
- a CDS encoding 5-formyltetrahydrofolate cyclo-ligase: protein MDIKAQKKELRKLVRELKKSASHEQVQKESACIVKQISELELFRSAGTVLAFWPMPDEVDIRLLIRKWDGQKRFLLPKIVGDQLELRCFEGEDKLVIGPSFGILEPAGEAFTDFESVDLVIVPGAAFDKEGHRMGYGKGYYDKLLPRLKNARTIGVGFSFQLFPSVPCEAHDVRLDRVLTPE, encoded by the coding sequence ATGGATATAAAAGCTCAAAAAAAGGAGCTCAGGAAGCTTGTCAGAGAACTTAAGAAGTCTGCATCGCATGAGCAGGTGCAGAAAGAGAGTGCCTGTATTGTTAAGCAGATTAGCGAACTTGAACTGTTTAGGTCAGCCGGAACGGTATTAGCTTTTTGGCCCATGCCTGATGAGGTTGATATTCGTCTGTTAATTAGAAAGTGGGATGGGCAGAAACGCTTTTTATTGCCTAAGATAGTAGGAGATCAGCTAGAGCTGAGGTGTTTTGAAGGAGAAGACAAGCTGGTGATAGGTCCTTCTTTTGGGATACTTGAGCCTGCAGGAGAAGCCTTTACAGACTTTGAATCAGTTGACCTAGTTATTGTGCCAGGAGCAGCTTTCGATAAAGAAGGTCATCGTATGGGCTATGGTAAAGGCTACTATGACAAGCTGCTTCCCAGGTTAAAAAATGCAAGGACCATTGGAGTGGGGTTTTCATTTCAATTGTTCCCGTCTGTTCCTTGTGAAGCCCATGACGTAAGGTTGGACAGAGTGCTAACACCAGAATAA
- the ruvX gene encoding Holliday junction resolvase RuvX, which yields MGRIMAFDVGRKRVGIAVTDPNRIIANGLDTLLIHEVLPYVRTYIEKENVDLFVIGYARQASGEDSESMAYIRPFYNSLRNKFPQIPVEWVDERFTSQLAFRAMIDGGLKKQARRDKALIDKVSAVIILQSYLEAGRSSF from the coding sequence TTGGGAAGAATAATGGCCTTTGATGTTGGAAGAAAGAGGGTAGGTATAGCAGTTACCGATCCCAATCGTATTATTGCCAACGGACTTGATACCCTTCTGATTCATGAGGTGCTCCCTTACGTCAGGACCTATATTGAGAAAGAGAATGTTGACCTGTTTGTGATAGGATACGCCCGACAAGCCAGTGGCGAGGATTCGGAATCCATGGCATATATCAGACCTTTCTATAACAGTTTGAGAAACAAATTCCCGCAAATACCTGTTGAATGGGTTGATGAACGCTTCACCAGCCAGCTTGCATTCAGAGCCATGATAGACGGTGGTCTCAAGAAGCAGGCCAGGAGAGATAAGGCACTAATTGACAAGGTTAGTGCAGTGATTATACTTCAGTCTTACCTTGAGGCAGGGCGAAGTAGTTTTTAA
- the meaB gene encoding methylmalonyl Co-A mutase-associated GTPase MeaB, translated as MHFNKDLEHIEDNSEFKGLKINKGTEQPPSVNPDAANRFLKIKRRELTADEYFDGIRKGDISILSRAVTLIESSLPKHQDIAQQIILKCLPYSGNSVRVGITGVPGAGKSTFIEAMGTFLIEHGHKLAVLAIDPSSERTKGSILGDKTRMEKLSSMDNAYIRPSPSAGSLGGVARKTRETIILCEAAGFDTIFIETVGVGQNEIMVHSMVDFFLLVLIAGAGDELQGIKRGIVEMADGIVINKADGDNIQRAQLAKRQYSNALHLLPATKSGWIPRVETCSSVTSDGITSVWNMIGEYLDTTRSNGFFEENRREQATYWMFETIQERLRNDFYQSDIIKKMMPEYEEKVKNARISSFEAARELSELYLKEKFKDR; from the coding sequence ATGCATTTCAACAAGGACCTTGAGCATATTGAAGACAATTCGGAATTCAAAGGTCTGAAAATCAATAAAGGGACCGAACAGCCTCCATCCGTCAATCCGGATGCGGCAAACCGTTTTCTGAAAATCAAACGTCGTGAGCTGACTGCAGATGAGTACTTTGATGGCATCAGAAAGGGTGATATCTCAATACTCAGCCGTGCTGTAACACTTATTGAAAGTTCGCTCCCCAAACACCAGGATATTGCACAACAAATCATACTCAAGTGCCTACCCTATTCAGGCAACTCAGTGCGTGTAGGTATCACAGGAGTGCCCGGAGCCGGCAAGAGTACTTTTATTGAAGCTATGGGGACCTTCTTGATTGAGCATGGACACAAACTTGCAGTTCTTGCTATAGACCCTTCAAGCGAAAGAACCAAGGGGAGTATCCTGGGAGATAAGACAAGAATGGAGAAACTGTCATCGATGGACAATGCCTATATCCGCCCCTCCCCCTCGGCAGGTTCGCTGGGTGGAGTAGCCCGCAAAACCAGAGAGACTATCATACTATGTGAGGCAGCAGGCTTTGACACGATCTTTATCGAAACTGTAGGTGTAGGTCAGAATGAGATTATGGTTCACTCAATGGTCGACTTCTTCCTACTGGTACTAATTGCAGGGGCTGGGGACGAACTCCAGGGTATCAAGCGAGGCATAGTTGAAATGGCTGACGGGATTGTGATAAACAAGGCTGACGGCGACAATATTCAAAGAGCCCAACTTGCTAAGCGTCAATATAGCAACGCACTACACCTCCTACCCGCAACTAAGTCGGGCTGGATACCGAGAGTGGAAACATGCTCTTCTGTTACTTCAGACGGAATTACAAGTGTCTGGAATATGATAGGAGAGTATCTTGATACTACCAGAAGCAACGGCTTTTTCGAGGAAAACCGAAGGGAACAGGCGACCTACTGGATGTTTGAAACCATTCAGGAAAGACTAAGAAACGACTTCTACCAAAGCGACATTATCAAGAAGATGATGCCAGAATATGAGGAAAAAGTCAAGAATGCCAGAATTAGCTCGTTTGAAGCAGCAAGAGAACTGTCGGAACTCTATTTAAAAGAAAAATTTAAAGACAGGTAA
- the def gene encoding peptide deformylase, with translation MILPIYLYGHPVLRKVTEEIGPDYENFKQLIEDMWETMYHSEGVGLAAPQVGLAIRLFVVDGTPMVEDYPELEGFKRVFVNPTIIEKSETKCTDGEGCLSIPGIREDVSRPDRILVRYQDENFEWKEEELYNYAARIVQHEYDHIEGKLFIDYLSPLRKRLLKSKLNAISVGKVNVDYRIKIAK, from the coding sequence ATGATTTTACCAATTTACCTTTACGGTCACCCTGTGCTGAGGAAAGTTACTGAGGAGATAGGACCTGACTATGAGAATTTCAAGCAGTTAATAGAAGATATGTGGGAGACCATGTATCATTCAGAAGGTGTGGGTTTGGCGGCTCCTCAGGTAGGACTTGCAATCAGACTCTTTGTTGTTGATGGAACCCCAATGGTTGAGGATTATCCCGAACTGGAAGGATTCAAGAGGGTGTTTGTTAACCCTACAATTATTGAGAAGAGTGAAACCAAGTGTACTGATGGGGAGGGATGCCTTAGCATACCTGGTATCAGGGAAGATGTAAGTCGTCCTGACAGGATTCTTGTCAGATATCAGGATGAGAACTTCGAGTGGAAGGAAGAAGAACTCTATAACTATGCAGCAAGGATAGTTCAGCACGAATACGATCACATCGAGGGCAAGCTGTTTATCGATTACCTGAGTCCCCTTCGCAAGAGATTACTTAAGAGTAAACTCAATGCAATCTCAGTGGGTAAGGTTAATGTTGATTACAGAATAAAGATTGCTAAGTAA
- a CDS encoding DUF2851 family protein: MHEELLHYLWKHRLYNAGNYFTENGERLEIIHPGFPNTDAGPDFFNAKVRIGDTLWAGNVEMHLRASDWIRHKHHRDKAYDNVILHVVGQYDSAVNTSNGSEIPAWVMPIPDHLYRKYMDLSKSSKPIACGDKLQGLDLLTLNSWIERMAIEKLEKKVEQIRLLYESYDGDWDEVFYILLTRNFGFGINAQPFERLARNTPWRIVLKNRDDIRCLEALFLGQAGMLDEAPDQDDYVRHLKYEYKILRAKYGLSSVPAHQWKFLRLRPSNFPSVRLAQLATLFNGKQISLGRLLSAISITEALDLLDICASDYWTNHHRPGLSSRPRQKQLGKQSAELICINTIIPLTFAYGSLRDDEKLKAKALCWLDSFKPERNSIIDRWKALKIEPISALQSQALLYLYQNYCTPKRCLHCRIGHSIIASHETS, encoded by the coding sequence ATGCATGAGGAACTATTGCATTATCTATGGAAACACCGGCTTTACAATGCCGGTAATTACTTCACGGAGAATGGCGAACGGCTAGAAATTATCCATCCGGGCTTTCCCAATACGGATGCCGGCCCTGACTTTTTCAATGCCAAGGTTAGAATTGGTGACACTCTTTGGGCTGGAAACGTCGAGATGCACCTTAGGGCATCCGATTGGATACGTCACAAGCATCACAGGGATAAGGCCTACGACAATGTGATACTCCACGTTGTAGGACAATACGACTCTGCGGTTAACACCAGCAACGGCAGTGAGATTCCTGCCTGGGTTATGCCCATACCTGACCATCTTTATCGCAAATACATGGATCTCAGCAAAAGCAGTAAACCCATAGCATGCGGAGATAAGCTGCAGGGCCTTGACCTCCTCACGCTCAACTCCTGGATAGAACGCATGGCAATCGAGAAGCTCGAGAAAAAAGTAGAGCAGATCAGACTACTTTACGAATCATACGATGGTGACTGGGACGAGGTCTTTTACATTCTGCTGACAAGAAACTTTGGCTTTGGGATTAACGCCCAACCATTTGAGCGTTTGGCAAGAAACACACCCTGGAGGATAGTGCTCAAGAATCGCGATGATATCAGATGCCTGGAGGCATTGTTCCTTGGTCAGGCTGGGATGCTGGACGAAGCCCCTGACCAGGACGACTATGTACGCCATCTGAAGTACGAATACAAAATACTCAGGGCTAAGTATGGCCTTAGTTCGGTCCCCGCGCATCAATGGAAATTCCTTAGACTTAGACCTTCCAATTTTCCAAGTGTCAGATTGGCTCAACTGGCGACGCTCTTTAATGGCAAACAAATCTCTCTCGGCAGATTACTGAGTGCAATATCAATTACAGAGGCTCTCGACCTGCTGGATATATGCGCTTCCGATTACTGGACCAACCACCACCGTCCCGGACTTTCATCGCGTCCCAGGCAAAAACAACTTGGCAAACAGTCAGCAGAATTAATCTGTATCAATACCATTATCCCTTTAACCTTTGCCTATGGCAGCCTTAGGGATGATGAGAAACTAAAAGCCAAGGCCCTTTGCTGGCTTGATAGTTTCAAACCAGAACGAAATTCAATTATCGACAGGTGGAAAGCTTTAAAAATAGAACCAATCAGTGCCCTGCAAAGTCAGGCGCTATTATACCTGTATCAAAACTACTGCACCCCCAAAAGATGTCTCCACTGCCGGATCGGACATTCAATAATTGCCAGTCATGAGACCTCATAA
- a CDS encoding DUF1573 domain-containing protein, translating to MKKIGVLLSFLSLAFTLAAQKPEMSFEKKLHDFGNVNEADGPVSYVFEFVNKGKQPLVIHNVVASCGCTTPEWTRTPIQPGGKGSIKATFDPRNRPGNFNKSITITSNASTPTEILRIVGNVVPRPKGIEDIYPRDMGLIRAKSSHLSFTRIEPGTRKETRLEFINTSDKPVTLAFEKVPSHITIKTDPATVAPGKEGEIVAVFDASKIDDWGFVSYQVNVTINGQKPQNNRISVSATIEEDYSNLSSDELAKAPDIQFSEPNYDFGTVKQGTTVEHVFKITNKGKSDLILHKVRSSCGCTVSQPAKKIVKPGETIDLPVSFNTHGRNGRQNQSVTIYSNDPKKSTSLLRISATVEQ from the coding sequence ATGAAAAAGATTGGTGTTCTACTTAGCTTCTTAAGCCTGGCATTTACATTGGCTGCACAAAAACCTGAAATGAGTTTTGAAAAGAAACTCCATGATTTTGGCAACGTTAATGAGGCAGATGGTCCAGTAAGCTATGTCTTCGAATTTGTAAACAAAGGAAAACAACCGCTTGTAATTCACAACGTAGTTGCATCATGCGGCTGTACTACACCCGAATGGACTCGCACACCGATACAACCCGGTGGCAAAGGAAGCATCAAGGCCACTTTCGATCCACGCAACCGTCCGGGTAATTTCAATAAGAGTATTACAATTACTTCTAATGCATCTACCCCTACTGAGATACTTAGGATAGTGGGTAATGTAGTTCCCCGTCCCAAAGGAATCGAGGATATTTACCCTAGAGATATGGGACTGATTCGTGCAAAATCATCCCACCTGTCATTTACAAGGATAGAACCCGGTACCAGGAAGGAAACCCGACTTGAGTTTATCAATACAAGCGACAAACCTGTAACCCTTGCATTTGAGAAGGTTCCTTCCCATATCACAATTAAGACAGATCCTGCAACTGTTGCTCCAGGCAAAGAAGGTGAAATCGTTGCAGTATTTGATGCTTCAAAAATTGATGATTGGGGCTTTGTTAGTTATCAGGTTAATGTGACTATCAACGGCCAGAAACCTCAGAACAACAGGATTAGCGTCAGCGCAACAATCGAGGAAGACTATTCAAATCTTAGCTCAGATGAACTAGCCAAGGCTCCTGACATCCAGTTTAGCGAGCCCAACTATGACTTTGGCACTGTCAAACAAGGTACTACTGTAGAGCATGTCTTCAAGATTACAAATAAGGGCAAAAGTGACCTGATATTACACAAGGTGCGTTCATCTTGTGGATGTACAGTCTCACAACCTGCAAAGAAGATTGTAAAACCAGGCGAAACAATCGACCTGCCAGTATCATTCAACACACACGGTCGCAATGGACGTCAGAACCAATCTGTAACGATCTATTCAAACGACCCGAAGAAAAGTACTTCATTATTAAGGATTTCTGCAACTGTAGAACAATAA
- a CDS encoding DUF362 domain-containing protein, which yields MAYVIDDSCIACGTCIDECPVEAISEGDIYKIDPEACTDCGSCADVCPTESIHPA from the coding sequence ATGGCATACGTAATTGATGATAGCTGCATTGCATGTGGAACCTGCATAGATGAGTGTCCTGTTGAAGCAATAAGCGAAGGCGATATCTATAAAATAGATCCTGAAGCTTGCACAGACTGCGGTTCATGCGCAGATGTTTGTCCTACAGAAAGCATTCACCCTGCATAA
- a CDS encoding glycoside hydrolase family 130 protein: protein MMDIATRFDTNPLLRPSDLRPWYEGMEIACLLNPGVFRMNGRIWLLLRVAERPLLHPDKVRIPVYDPDGQVKVLEFDSSDPDLDTSDPRVIKYRGRQYLTTLSYLRLVSSEDGMHFNEDPLYPPVVGQGELEAFGIEDCRVACFDDGYYLTYTMVSPFAVGVGLRVTCDFRRFETKGMIFPPHNKDCALFEERIGGRYYALHRPSSPELGGNYIWLAESPDRLHWGNHKCIAVNRPGNWDSVRIGAGASPIKTPEGWLVIYHGADESNRYCLGAMLLDLEDPSLVLARVVEPIMEPIACYEKQGFFGNVVFTNGHIVDGDRLIMYYGASDEVICGASFSISEIMAILNRQ from the coding sequence ATGATGGATATAGCAACGCGTTTTGACACAAATCCCCTGTTGAGACCTTCTGATCTGAGGCCATGGTATGAGGGGATGGAGATAGCATGCCTGTTAAATCCGGGAGTATTCAGGATGAATGGTAGGATTTGGCTTTTGCTTAGGGTTGCAGAGCGTCCACTCCTACATCCTGATAAGGTGAGGATACCTGTTTATGATCCGGATGGTCAGGTAAAGGTACTTGAGTTTGACAGTAGCGACCCTGATCTTGATACTTCGGACCCTCGGGTTATTAAGTACCGAGGCAGGCAGTACCTGACTACTCTGTCATATCTTCGCCTTGTTAGCAGCGAAGATGGAATGCACTTTAATGAGGATCCGCTTTATCCTCCAGTAGTCGGTCAGGGAGAGCTTGAGGCATTTGGAATTGAGGATTGCAGGGTGGCCTGTTTTGATGACGGGTATTATCTTACCTATACCATGGTTTCGCCGTTTGCGGTAGGAGTAGGACTTAGAGTCACCTGTGACTTTAGGAGATTTGAAACCAAGGGAATGATCTTTCCACCCCACAATAAGGACTGCGCCTTGTTTGAAGAGAGGATAGGTGGGAGGTATTATGCCTTGCATCGGCCTAGCAGTCCAGAACTTGGAGGTAATTATATTTGGTTGGCCGAGTCGCCTGACAGACTTCACTGGGGCAATCACAAATGTATAGCTGTTAACCGTCCAGGAAACTGGGACTCTGTGCGTATCGGGGCGGGTGCATCACCAATAAAGACCCCTGAGGGCTGGCTGGTAATTTACCATGGGGCGGATGAGAGCAATCGTTACTGCCTGGGGGCAATGTTACTGGATCTTGAGGATCCCTCTTTAGTACTTGCCAGAGTTGTTGAGCCTATTATGGAACCAATAGCCTGTTACGAGAAACAGGGCTTCTTCGGAAATGTGGTCTTCACCAATGGACATATTGTGGATGGGGACAGACTTATAATGTATTACGGAGCAAGTGATGAGGTTATCTGCGGTGCCAGCTTCTCAATCAGTGAGATTATGGCGATATTGAACAGGCAATGA
- a CDS encoding TlpA disulfide reductase family protein — MKKLFFGLALVFAMASCSSDSYKISGKIEDVSEGTVYLKKIGVDSIEDIDSTTLKNGKFTFTGSVVYPELYYIFVNEIETPIAFFNENSSISITGSTKDPQKAVIKGSKHNDLLVKFEDEMPSIEVYEQLRDEYMRAQAMGDNALAESIIADLQVAAEERKSYIRDFINANNNNAVGALLVINIAQIFEQDEILALVDTMTTNLGDHPYVVMLNEMLAPLRQQQLLTVGNEAPLFTLKDINGNDVSLESFRGKYVFIDFWASWCRPCREENPNLVALYKEFGGEDFEIISVSLDETAEEWMEAVKEDGLSWTLLHDADGSVAQQLYAVQSIPSTWVLDREGKIIYKNLRGAEIASTIGALLQ; from the coding sequence ATGAAAAAATTGTTTTTTGGCCTGGCACTGGTATTTGCAATGGCCTCCTGCTCAAGCGACAGTTATAAGATTTCCGGTAAGATTGAGGATGTAAGCGAAGGTACTGTTTATCTGAAGAAAATCGGTGTAGACAGCATAGAAGACATTGATTCCACTACCTTGAAAAACGGTAAATTCACTTTCACTGGAAGCGTTGTATATCCTGAGCTATACTACATCTTTGTTAACGAGATTGAGACTCCCATTGCGTTCTTCAACGAGAACAGCTCTATATCTATCACCGGGAGTACTAAGGATCCGCAAAAGGCTGTTATCAAAGGGTCAAAACATAACGACCTATTGGTAAAGTTTGAAGACGAAATGCCAAGCATTGAAGTATATGAACAACTCAGAGATGAGTATATGCGTGCACAGGCAATGGGAGATAACGCCCTTGCAGAAAGCATTATTGCAGATCTTCAGGTTGCAGCTGAAGAGAGGAAGAGCTATATCCGTGACTTTATTAACGCTAACAACAACAATGCTGTAGGTGCTCTGCTTGTAATCAATATCGCTCAAATATTCGAACAAGATGAGATTCTTGCACTTGTTGACACTATGACAACCAACCTTGGAGATCACCCCTACGTTGTGATGTTGAATGAAATGCTTGCTCCTCTTCGTCAACAACAACTGCTGACAGTAGGCAACGAAGCTCCTCTGTTTACACTTAAAGACATCAACGGCAACGACGTAAGCCTTGAGTCTTTTCGTGGAAAATATGTTTTTATCGATTTCTGGGCATCTTGGTGCCGTCCATGCCGTGAGGAAAATCCTAACCTGGTCGCACTGTACAAGGAGTTTGGTGGCGAAGACTTTGAAATCATCAGTGTTTCACTTGATGAGACAGCAGAGGAATGGATGGAAGCTGTTAAAGAAGACGGCCTTTCATGGACACTGCTCCACGATGCTGATGGCAGTGTAGCTCAGCAGCTGTATGCTGTTCAAAGTATTCCATCTACCTGGGTACTCGACCGCGAAGGAAAGATTATTTACAAGAATCTAAGAGGTGCAGAAATTGCATCAACTATTGGAGCATTGTTACAATAA